One Staphylococcus simiae genomic region harbors:
- the lip gene encoding YSIRK-targeted triacylglycerol lipase, whose product MKTRQNKYSIRKFSVGTSSILIATLLFMGGGNAQAAEKHVDVGNSQQSTVTAQSIGEEQTREADSEQSSTTDKLQKSENQANTTNLHSNKGIIEQDKHDTNEALNDNQDDTTGASTKDSRLAAQMPTKEAITTDKQEQQNTKDDAQQNHQQNTNANDEVKDNQQAKEQQIETTTNLTKDNTNSPASKVNRDDSEGSVDNNKNQDTTATSAGNAQQVSENEEKVKQQGAEQQLVQQQDIKPEEQRVTASTSKKTTPVLDTLDNTKSDDNSQDKDQKQQRDLDVLKNNAVVTPNKSSSQRESQTKDDQTNKVAKQGQYKNQDPIILVHGFNGFTDDINPSVLSHYWGGDKMNIRQDLEQNGYRTHEASISAFGSNYDRAVELYYYIKGGRVDYGAAHAAKYGHERYGKTYEGVYKDWQPGQKVHLVGHSMGGQTIRQLEELLRNGNQEEIDYQQQHGGEISPLFQGNHDNMVSSITTLGTPHNGTHASDLAGNEAIVRQVVYDLGKMFGNKNSRVNFGLDQWGLKQQPNESYIDYIKRVKNSKLWKSQDNGFYDLTRDGATELNRKTSLNPNIVYKTYTGEATHKALIGDRQKADLNMFLPFVLTGNLIGKATEKEWRENDGLVSVISSQHPFNQAYTEATDQVQKGIWQVTPTRHDWDHVDFVGQDNTDTARTREELQDFWHGLADDLVQAEQQTS is encoded by the coding sequence ATGAAAACAAGACAAAATAAATACAGTATTCGTAAATTTAGTGTAGGTACATCTTCTATACTCATTGCTACTTTATTATTTATGGGTGGTGGAAATGCACAAGCAGCTGAAAAGCATGTGGATGTGGGAAATTCACAGCAGAGTACAGTAACAGCACAATCTATTGGGGAAGAACAAACAAGGGAAGCAGATTCTGAACAGTCATCAACGACAGATAAACTACAGAAATCTGAAAATCAAGCAAATACAACAAACTTACATAGTAACAAAGGTATCATCGAACAAGATAAGCATGATACGAATGAAGCGTTAAATGATAACCAAGACGACACAACAGGAGCATCAACCAAAGATAGTCGTTTAGCAGCTCAAATGCCAACCAAAGAAGCAATAACGACAGATAAACAAGAACAACAGAACACAAAAGACGATGCTCAACAGAATCATCAACAAAATACAAATGCTAATGATGAAGTGAAGGATAATCAACAAGCTAAAGAGCAACAAATAGAAACAACAACTAATTTAACAAAGGACAATACAAATAGCCCAGCATCTAAAGTCAACAGAGATGATAGTGAAGGGTCAGTTGACAATAACAAAAATCAAGACACTACAGCCACAAGTGCTGGCAATGCACAACAAGTCTCTGAAAATGAAGAAAAAGTTAAACAACAAGGTGCTGAGCAACAACTAGTTCAGCAACAGGACATTAAACCAGAAGAACAGCGTGTAACAGCATCGACATCTAAAAAGACAACGCCAGTATTAGATACCTTAGATAATACTAAGAGTGATGATAACAGTCAGGATAAAGATCAAAAACAACAGCGAGATTTAGACGTCTTGAAAAATAATGCAGTAGTAACACCAAATAAGTCCTCATCTCAACGTGAGTCACAAACTAAAGATGATCAAACAAATAAAGTTGCTAAACAAGGACAATATAAAAACCAAGACCCTATCATCTTAGTACATGGCTTCAATGGTTTTACAGATGATATTAACCCATCAGTACTGTCACATTATTGGGGTGGCGATAAAATGAATATTCGTCAAGACCTAGAACAAAATGGTTATCGAACTCATGAAGCTAGCATTAGTGCATTTGGTAGTAACTATGATCGTGCGGTAGAGTTATATTACTATATTAAAGGTGGCCGTGTAGACTATGGTGCTGCACACGCTGCAAAATATGGACATGAAAGATATGGCAAAACATATGAAGGTGTTTATAAAGATTGGCAACCAGGTCAAAAAGTCCATTTAGTTGGTCATAGTATGGGTGGTCAAACGATTCGTCAATTAGAAGAGTTGCTACGTAACGGTAACCAAGAAGAAATAGACTATCAACAACAACATGGTGGCGAAATTTCACCTTTATTCCAAGGAAATCACGACAATATGGTATCTTCAATTACCACATTAGGAACACCGCATAATGGAACACATGCATCTGATTTAGCAGGTAATGAAGCTATTGTGCGCCAAGTCGTTTATGATTTAGGTAAAATGTTTGGTAATAAAAATTCACGCGTTAACTTTGGTTTAGATCAATGGGGCTTAAAACAACAACCTAATGAATCATATATTGATTATATTAAACGTGTGAAAAATTCTAAACTGTGGAAATCACAAGATAATGGTTTTTACGATTTAACGAGAGATGGCGCGACTGAGCTAAACCGTAAGACGTCATTAAATCCTAATATCGTATATAAAACATATACAGGAGAAGCAACACATAAAGCTCTAATTGGCGATAGACAAAAAGCAGATTTAAATATGTTTTTACCATTTGTATTAACAGGTAATTTAATTGGTAAAGCTACTGAAAAAGAATGGAGAGAAAACGATGGCTTAGTATCTGTGATTTCTTCTCAACATCCTTTCAACCAAGCATATACAGAAGCTACAGATCAAGTGCAAAAAGGAATTTGGCAAGTAACACCGACACGTCATGATTGGGATCATGTGGATTTTGTAGGTCAAGATAATACTGATACAGCACGAACTCGAGAAGAATTACAAGATTTCTGGCATGGTTTAGCAGACGATTTAGTGCAAGCAGAACAACAAACAAGCTGA